A region from the Coffea eugenioides isolate CCC68of chromosome 9, Ceug_1.0, whole genome shotgun sequence genome encodes:
- the LOC113782220 gene encoding NAC domain-containing protein 2-like yields the protein MEKPSAASARGNDDSGGKRTRIEVPVGCKFDPSDEELMFYLMNKILDSCEYSTGKKWFFYTVEPNDNVFSGDGYWTPTSEKAIYIGGQVNGYKKELIYCRGTEHPGKRTNWCIHQFRLNPDVYVANAIGNNIEYKKIYKKTGISTIYASRLYKPNLRGDFRGFDDYGFGFHG from the exons ATGGAGAAACCATCAGCAGCTTCAGCCCGTGGAAATGACGATAGTGGAGGAAAAAGAACCCGTATTGAAGTCCCTGTTGGATGTAAATTTGATCCCAGTGATGAAGAATTGATGTTTTATCTGATGAACAAAATTCTGG ATAGCTGCGAGTATAGCACTGGAAAGAAATGGTTTTTTTACACCGTAGAGCCAAATGACAATGTGTTCTCTGGAGATGGTTATTGGACCCCTACATCTGAAAAAGCTATCTACATTGGAGGTCAAGTAAATGGTTACAAGAAAGAACTCATCTATTGTCGTGGAACAGAACATCCTGGAAAAAGAACCAATTGGTGCATACACCAATTCAGGCTAAATCCAGACGTGTATGTAGCAAATGCTATTGGCAATAATATTGAATATAAG AAGATTTACAAGAAGACCGGGATTAGTACTATATATGCATCACGCCTTTATAAGCCAAATTTAAGGGGTGACTTCCGGGGATTTGATGATTACGGATTTGGCTTTCATGGGTGA
- the LOC113782219 gene encoding uncharacterized protein LOC113782219, which translates to MELTLIDLAAVFAKFLNQDNSSNDLGKIHVSTDQESSSSGASCTSLDLPLGSLDRANQIENMIFQCQKPPDFIDGDQMHEGHPSLSIDVDNVEELLDQNCNAFELQAILGEEIGEDASLSDGISLPNFEWQSTLQFQDFGSFSTDEAMKIPSNLADDNWNTFDVSNLAIFFS; encoded by the coding sequence ATGGAGCTGACATTGATCGATCTGGCGGCAGTCTTCGCCAAATTCTTGAATCAAGATAATTCAAGCAATGATCTTGGCAAAATTCATGTCAGTACTGATCAAGAATCATCTTCGAGTGGAGCAAGTTGCACATCCCTAGATTTACCTCTGGGCAGTTTGGATAGAGCAAATCAAATTGAAAACATGATATTCCAATGTCAAAAACCTCCTGATTTCATTGACGGGGATCAGATGCATGAAGGGCATCCTTCATTAAGCATAGATGTAGATAATGTTGAAGAACTTCTGGATCAAAACTGCAATGCATTCGAGTTGCAAGCTATTCTTGGTGAAGAGATTGGTGAGGATGCTAGCTTGTCTGATGGGATAAgtttaccaaattttgaatGGCAATCAACTTTGCAATTCCAAGATTTTGGATCATTTTCCACAGATGAGGCGATGAAAATCCCATCAAATTTGGCTGATGACAATTGGAACACATTTGACGTGTCTaatttagcaatttttttttcttaa
- the LOC113783785 gene encoding anthranilate synthase beta subunit 2, chloroplastic-like, producing MASVAANPSSIKQSVFLSPSSFLSFQTSPFKGSQSFIQFKTPVDNKTSLSIRTVWCSQKSSVAHVINNDAPKKPTGNPIIVIDNYDSFTYNLCQYLGELGCKMEVYRNDELTVEELKKKNPRGILISPGPGEPQDSGISLQTVLELGPNVPLFGVCMGLQCIGEAFGGKIVRSPFGVMHGKSSLVYHNEGEEEGLLAGLSNPFTAGRYHSLVIDKESFPSDKLEITAWTEDGLIMAARHKIYKHLQGVQFHPESIITDEGKTIVRNFIKMIERKEAESEE from the exons ATGGCTTCCGTTGCAGCAAATCCCTCCTCCATTAAACAATCTGTGTTTCTATCTCCATCCTCTTTTCTCAGCTTCCAAACCAGCCCATTTAAAGGAAGCCAATCTTTCATCCAATTCAAAACCCCAGTTGATAACAAAACTTCCCTATCGATTAGGACGGTGTGGTGTTCGCAAAAATCCAGCGTGGCCCATGTCATCAACAATGATGCTCCGAAAAAGCCTACTGGAAATCCCATTATTGTAATTGATAATTATGATAGCTTCACTTACAATCTTTGCCAG TATTTGGGAGAGCTCGGGTGTAAAATGGAGGTTTACCGGAATGATGAGCTGACGGTGGAGGAATTAAAGAA GAAAAATCCAAGGGGGATTTTGATATCTCCAGGACCTG GAGAACCTCAAGATTCAGGAATATCATTGCAAACAGTATTGGAACTGGGGCCAAATGTACCATTATTTGGCGTGTGTATGGGGCTGCAGTGTATTGGGGAGGCTTTTGGAG GGAAAATCGTGCGCTCACCTTTTGGTGTGATGCATGGAAAAAGTTCTCTTGTGTACCATAATGAGGGTGAAGAAGAGGGTTTGTTAGCCGGCTTATCCAA CCCTTTTACTGCTGGTAGATACCACAGCCTTGTGATTGACAAGGAAAGTTTTCCTAGTGACAAACTTGAGATAACTGCTTGGACGGAAGATGGACTCATTATGGCTGCTCGTCACAAAATATATAAGCATCTCCAG GGAGTGCAGTTCCACCCAGAGAGCATCATAACAGATGAAGGCAAAACAATAGTTCGTAATTTCATCAAGATGATTGAGAGAAAGGAAGCTGAATCTGAGGAATGA